One window from the genome of Xylocopa sonorina isolate GNS202 unplaced genomic scaffold, iyXylSono1_principal scaffold0034, whole genome shotgun sequence encodes:
- the LOC143432152 gene encoding uncharacterized protein LOC143432152, with the protein MATPSHSGASVDRVAVRLPDFYAADPEMWFTIAERSFEAAGVTTEHTRYGYILGALPTQYSMEVRDIIMNPPAATPYQKLKTELIRRLSSSQEQKTRRLLESEEMGDRRPSQFLRHLRNLAGTTVSDNVLKTLWMGRLPASLQLILATMRDAELDRIAEVADAVSETYHGSAKIAVASASVGAAGGNTHGSGSADASVHECISQLREEIATLRREVNRGRPSRRDGDRGRSPRRSRSGSAARRRLELRGGRCYYHWKFGSQAHICTPPCNWHSSGNAKGSR; encoded by the coding sequence ATGGCTACACCATCTCACTCCGGTGCCTCCGTGGATCGCGTGGCCGTCCGTCTACCGGATTTTTACGCAGCGGATCCGGAGATGTGGTTTACTATCGCGGAACGCAGTTTCGAGGCCGCAGGAGTAACCACGGAGCACACCAGGTACGGCTATATCCTCGGTGCGTTGCCAACGCAGTACTCCATGGAAGTGagagatattatcatgaatccacCTGCTGCCACGCCGTACCAGAAGCTGAAGACGGAGCTGATCCGTCGGTTGAGCTCGTCGCAAGAGCAGAAGACCCGGCGCCTCCTGGAATCCGAGGAAATGGGCGACAGAAGACCGTCGCAATTTCTGCGCCACCTCCGAAACCTGGCCGGTACGACCGTATCGGACAACGTGCTGAAGACCCTGTGGATGGGTCGGCTACCTGCGAGCCTGCAGCTGATTCTCGCCACGATGCGGGACGCGGAGTTGGACCGCATTGCGGAAGTGGCGGACGCCGTGTCCGAAACCTACCACGGCAGCGCCAAGATCGCGGTAGCTTCCGCCTCCGTCGGAGCGGCCGGCGGAAATACACATGGAAGCGGTAGCGCTGACGCCTCGGTTCACGAGTGTATTAGTCAGCTGCGAGAAGAAATCGCGACCCTCCGCAGAGAAGTGAACCGGGGAAGACCTTCGCGACGTGACGGAGACCGGGGAAGATCACCTCGACGTTCGCGATCCGGTTCAGCTGCCCGACGACGCCTCGAGCTACGAGGAGGTAGGTGCTACTACCATTGGAAATTCGGCTCGCAGGCCCATATCTGCACACCGCCATGCAACTGGCACTCGTCGGGAAACGCCAAGGGCAGTCGTTAA